The genomic stretch GTACGGTAATCCCTTGCAGGCGGGAAAAATGCTTGCGATCGAAGGTGTAGATTGTGTCGATGCCTTGGGATAGCATCCAGGTGGCGTTGTATGCGTCAATGAAATCTATGTTCTCCTCTACATAATACTCAATGGCTTGTAAGATGAGATGGCCATTCGCAATCTCCAGGCCGGGCGTATTGAGGATGGCCAGTACCATGTCTCTGATGTCTGGGCGAGGCAGTTTATAGAAGGATTCGAGTGTCCAGACGATCTCTGCTATGACAAGGCCA from Chloroflexota bacterium encodes the following:
- a CDS encoding type II toxin-antitoxin system VapC family toxin yields the protein MSERIFMDTNLFLRYLTNDVPTQADHVERILRRAAIGEVRLVTNGLVIAEIVWTLESFYKLPRPDIRDMVLAILNTPGLEIANGHLILQAIEYYVEENIDFIDAYNATWMLSQGIDTIYTFDRKHFSRLQGITVRMPGEDNR